ATTTGCAATTGTTGCCCGACTAAGGTTACAGGCTTTCCAAGAAATGTTGTCATAAGTAAATCCTCCATTAGAAAAGGAGCAGTTTGCCATGGCTCAATAAATAGAAAATACTATCTTGCCAAAGGTCAACCCACAATTCATTGTTTTCCCTATTGTAACCAATTTTACTATTTTTAACGAACAATTTGTTTGGAAATTGTAAGACCTGTAATTCTCTCTAAACCTGCCGTTGAATTTAATCATCTTGGCGCATATCACATGGTTTCAAAACACAAGTTTAGTCAGTAACATTATTTTCAGTAACATTATTTTCAAAAACATAAGCAATTGCTCGGACTGGTGAACCCGTCGCTTCTTTCCAATTCGGATAAGCAATTGAAATGAGAGCACCCGTTGGTGGTAACTTATCCAAGTTAGCCAAGACCTCAACTTGATATATGCCTTGTTCTAACACATAATATTCTTGTTGGAGCTTTCCGCCGGCATTGGCAACAGCTTGACCGCTATCCGTGTCAAATGTTTCATGCCCAATTGCTTTTACATGACGTTCATGAATAAGAAATTCAAGCGCTTCTCTTGACCAGCCTGGTGTTTGCTGCACCCCATTCTCATCCAAGTTAGTTAAGGCCTCTTGAGATGGCCAACGTTTTGACCAATCACTACGAAAGGCAACAAAACTTTCAGGCTGAATTTTCCCATGATACTTTTCAAATGTTAAAATATCCTGCTTTGTCAATTCATAATTCGGATTAGCAGCGACAGCGTCTGATTTATCGATAACATAAAGCGGCAAAAGTAAATCTTCTAGCGGAATCTCATCTAACCACTTTCCCCCAGCGACAAAATGAATTGGAGCATCAATGTGCGTTCCGTACTGTCCAACGACGGAAAATTCCTGAACATGAAAGCCGTCCTTCAACGTAAAAACATCTTTTTTCTTAAGATTGGGTAACAATGGAAAATGTGGACTATTTTCATCAATCTGATGCGATAAATTAACTAATTTTGCTGATTTCACAGCTGACAGAACTTCATTAAAACTCACCATATACAATGCCTCCTTAGTGCTTAATAAAAATTGTTTATACAGTATATAACTTACTGCCCCTAAAAACAAGGGATTTAGGCATACTAATATTTTATAAACAGCTATAACTATCAATTATAGTTTTGAGATTAAGAGAAAACCAACCTGCGTTAAACAGGTTGGATACTTTTACCCATAGATAGAATGAATAGCTATTTTAGATTGTTTCCAATGCTAAACGTAAGTCTTCAATCAAATCGTCAGCATTTTCAAGTCCAACAGAAATACGGATCTGGTTACGTGTGACACCGCAAGCTAACAAATCTTCTTCAGACAATTGTTGGTGTGTTGTTGTCGCTGGGTGGACAACAAGAGATTTTGCATCTGCTACATTGGCTAAATCAGAGAAAATTTCCAAATGATCAATAACTTGGCGTGCTTCGTCTTGACCACCTTTTACGTGGAAAGTGAAAATCGAGCCTGCTCCTTTTGGCAGATATTTTTGTGCCAACGCATAATACGGACTTGATAGCAAACTTGGATAATTCACTTTTTCAACTTTTGGATGATTTTCTAGGAAATCAACAATTTTCTTCGTATTTTCAACATGGCGTTCGATGCGCAATGACAACGTTTCAAGTCCTTGTAAGAGCAAGAAAGCATTGAATGGAGATAGAGCTGCACCAGTATCACGCAAAATTTGCACACGTAATGCTGTAATGAAAGCTGCCGCACCGATGCCACGTGTGTAGCTGATATTGTGATAAGAAGGGTCCTCGTCTACAAATTGAGGGAATTTTCCTGAAGCTTCCCAGTCAAATTTACCAGAGTCAACAATAACACCAGCAATGGTTGTCCCATGTCCACCGATAAATTT
This sequence is a window from Streptococcus macedonicus ACA-DC 198. Protein-coding genes within it:
- a CDS encoding O-acetylhomoserine sulfhydrylase/O-succinylhomoserine sulfhydrylase is translated as MTRKYNFETLQLHAGQTVDPTTKSRAVPIYQTTSYVFEDAQEAEYLFGLKKTGNIYSRIGNPTVAVFEDRLAALEDGVGALATASGMAAITYTVLGLAHAGDHVVAATTLYGGTFNLLKETLPRYGITTTFVDVDNLEEVEAAIQDNTKLVFIETLGNPLINIPDIEKVADIAHAHKIPLVADNTFGTPYLINVFSHGVDISVHSATKFIGGHGTTIAGVIVDSGKFDWEASGKFPQFVDEDPSYHNISYTRGIGAAAFITALRVQILRDTGAALSPFNAFLLLQGLETLSLRIERHVENTKKIVDFLENHPKVEKVNYPSLLSSPYYALAQKYLPKGAGSIFTFHVKGGQDEARQVIDHLEIFSDLANVADAKSLVVHPATTTHQQLSEEDLLACGVTRNQIRISVGLENADDLIEDLRLALETI